In Silene latifolia isolate original U9 population chromosome X, ASM4854445v1, whole genome shotgun sequence, the following proteins share a genomic window:
- the LOC141618575 gene encoding uncharacterized protein LOC141618575 encodes MSNLTKLDFAALDISGNNYSEWVLDAEMHLKSYALGDIIKMGNTASEQNKAKAMILLRRNLHEGLKFEYLTVKDPLILWQNLKEMYDHLTTVIFSKVRYDWIHLRLQDFKLITDYNSAMFRITSLLTLCGEKVFDSDMLEKTYQTFHGSQLLLSQQYLQRGFKKYAELISCLLVAEKNSEILLKNHQSRPTGTDPFPAVNAAVLGPFTEVNATSTGQWAHTCRTPKHLVDLYKQSRENKKGKNIETNFTDEHDNFETNYADGDNYQSPKSGEYLDLDDSDFLTFDTDGEIGHVIGDGSVQKLD; translated from the exons ATGTCGAATTTGACTAAACTTGATTTTGCGGCTTTGGATATCTCTGGAAATAATTATTCTGAATGGGTGTTAGATGCCGAGATGCATCTTAAGTCTTATGCCCTTGGTGATATTATTAAAATGGGGAATACAGCATCCGAACAAAATAAGGCTAAGGCCATGATTCTTCTCCGCCGTAATCTCCACGAGGGACTCAAATTTGAGTATTTGACTGTGAAAGATCCTTTGATCTTATGGCAAAATCTGAAAGAAATGTATGACCATCTTACAACAGTAATTTTTTCTAAAGTAAGATATGACTGGATACACCTAAGGTTACAGGATTTCAAATTGATTACTGATTATAATTCAGCCATGTTCAGAATTACTTCACTGTTAACTTTATGTGGAGAAAAAGTATTTGATTCAGATATGTTGGAAAAAACATATCAAACCTTTCATGGTTCACAATTGCTCCTGTCGCAGCAATATCTTCAGAGAGGTTTTAAAAAATACGCTGAACTAATCTCATGTTTATTGGTAGCTGAAAAAAATAGCGAAATTCTGTTAAAAAACCACCAGTCCCGTCCTACTGGTACTGATCCGTTCCCAGCAGTGAATGCAGCAGTTTTGGGCCCATTTACTGAAGTGAATGCGACAAG TACAGGTCAATGGGCTCATACTTGTCGTACGCCTAAACATCTTGTGGATCTCTACAAGCAGTCTCGAGAAAATAAAAAAGGGAAGAATATAGAAACAAATTTTACTGATGAGCATGACAATTTTGAGACAAATTATGCCGATGGTGATAATTATCAATCTCCCAAATCTGGTGAATATTTGGATTTGGACGACTCAGATTTCTTAACTTTTGACACTGATGGAGAAATTGGCCATGTGATTGGAGATGGAAGTGTCCAGAAATTGGACTAA